A window of the Gossypium arboreum isolate Shixiya-1 chromosome 2, ASM2569848v2, whole genome shotgun sequence genome harbors these coding sequences:
- the LOC108480782 gene encoding uncharacterized protein LOC108480782 — MGQDQEHKTRDVPQLEIQERGEIFFFYRPKVNKEEVHSVDDVQRLYIVLRPESGERGVEEKQDPHSGKEGAKSRSGDQPQTGSSMNKTEGGQGSQEVNIEEEPLLRFIVMGRKRLPDPGKKSQTFWGFVELVTTKVEDVKDALKGEEYDTSSRGHRYQPPARAVGEGVYRIVRHNSSKNKMHTHLIYKLEFPPPKEEENEPQESLNIEREGSFLIQIKNPSQASNSQFRGVGNKRKAAFPAHLQARFGNTRYHPADPPDFLNYEGCEFLLISASDDIDKELGLELETEGEADPSCSDLVRTFGDTASTTPLFKGIWS; from the exons ATGGGACAAGACCAAGAACACAAGACCAGAGATGTCCCCCAACTTGAGATTCAGGAAAGAGGGGAAATATTCTTCTTCTATAGGCCTAAAGTAAACAAGGAGGAAGTTCATAGTGTTGATGATGTGCAGCGCTTGTACATTGTATTGCGTCCAGAGTCCGGTGAGAGAGGTGTTGAAGAGAAGCAAGATCCCCACTCTGGCAAGGAAGGTGCCAAATCAAGATCAGGTGATCAACCTCAAACTGGCTCCTCCATGAATAAAACTGAAGGTGGACAGGGGAGCCAG GAAGTAAATATCGAGGAGGAGCCATTGTTAAGGTTCATAGTTATGGGCAGAAAGAGACTTCCAGATCCAGGCAAGAAGTCCCAAACTTTCTGGGGTTTTGTTGAATTAGTGACCACAAAGGTAGAAGATGTAAAAGATGCTTTAAAAGGAG AGGAATATGATACATCATCAAGAGGTCACCGATATCAACCTCCTGCAAGAGCAGTGGGAGAAGGTGTTTACCGTATTGTGAGGCACAATTCAAGTAAGAACAAGATGCACACTCATTTGATATATAAACTTGAATTCCCTCCaccaaaagaagaagagaatgaaCCCCAAGAATCACTTAACATCGAGCGAGAAGGCTCCTTCTTGATACAAATCAAGAACCCATCACAAGCTAGCAATTCCCAGTTTAGGGGAGTTGGAAACAAACGAAAGGCAGCCTTCCCTGCTCACCTGCAAGCCCGGTTTGGGAATACCCGATACCATCCGGCTGATCCACCCGACTTTTTGAACTACGAAGGATGTGAGTTTCTACTCATATCGGCATCCGATGATATTGATAAAGAACTGGGGTTGGAACTGGAGACTGAAGGGGAAGCAGATCCTTCTTGTTCGGATTTGGTGAGGACTTTTGGGGACACTGCATCTACTACTCCACTTTTCAAAGGAATCTGGTCTTGA